In Micromonospora purpureochromogenes, a single window of DNA contains:
- the ligA gene encoding NAD-dependent DNA ligase LigA, whose product MSEEAIPQQVSPAQEAAAGGEPTPEARDRHATLSQELTEHQYRYYVLDAPTISDAEFDRRLRELGALEAEFPALRSPESPTQRVGGTFSTDFTPVTHAERMLSLDNAFADEELTAWAERVERDAGGPVPYLCELKVDGLAINLTYEKGRLVRAATRGDGRTGEDVTANVRSIRDVPGRLTPSAEFGDLPELLEVRGEIYFPVAAFADLNAGLVEQGKAPFANPRNAAAGSLRQKDPRITASRPLRLVVHGIGARRGFRPTAQSESYAALKAWGLPTSDRWRVVPDLAGVADYIAYYAEHRHDVEHEIDGVVVKVDPVSIQGRLGSTSRAPRWAIAFKYPPEEVTTKLLDIDVNVGRTGRVTPFAVLEPVRVAGSTVALATLHNAREVERKGVLIGDTVVLRKAGDVIPEVLGPVVDLRPADARPFVMPTTCPACGTPLAPAKEGDVDIRCPNSRSCPAQLRERVFHLAGRGAFDIEVLGYKGAAALLDAEIITDEGDLFQLDAEQLARSPFFVNKDGTLGSNATKLLDNLAVARERDLWRVLVALSIRHVGPTAAQALARHFRSIEAIDAASEEELSSVDGVGPTIAASIKEWFAVDWHREVVQKWARAGVRMAEEAVDEGPRPLEGVTVVVTGTLAGFSRDQASEAIQSLGGKVSGSVSKKTGFVVVGDNPGSKADKAATLKVPVLDEDGFRVLLDRGPDAAREVARVEG is encoded by the coding sequence GTGTCCGAAGAAGCGATCCCTCAGCAGGTCAGCCCCGCGCAGGAGGCGGCGGCCGGTGGCGAGCCGACCCCCGAGGCGCGGGACCGGCACGCCACGCTGAGCCAGGAGCTCACCGAACACCAGTACCGCTACTACGTCCTCGACGCGCCGACCATCTCCGACGCCGAGTTCGACCGGCGGCTGCGCGAGCTGGGGGCGCTGGAGGCCGAGTTCCCGGCGCTGCGCAGCCCCGAGTCGCCCACCCAGCGGGTCGGCGGCACCTTCTCCACCGACTTCACCCCGGTCACCCACGCCGAGCGGATGCTCTCCCTCGACAACGCCTTCGCCGACGAGGAGCTGACCGCCTGGGCCGAGCGGGTCGAGCGGGACGCCGGCGGCCCGGTGCCCTACCTGTGCGAGCTGAAGGTCGACGGCCTGGCCATCAACCTGACCTACGAGAAGGGCCGCCTGGTCCGCGCCGCCACCCGCGGCGACGGGCGGACCGGCGAGGACGTGACGGCCAACGTCCGCAGCATCCGCGACGTGCCGGGCCGGCTGACCCCGTCGGCCGAGTTCGGCGACCTGCCCGAGCTGCTGGAGGTGCGCGGCGAGATCTACTTCCCGGTGGCCGCCTTCGCCGACCTCAACGCCGGCCTGGTGGAGCAGGGCAAGGCCCCGTTCGCCAACCCGCGCAACGCCGCCGCCGGCAGCCTGCGGCAGAAGGACCCCCGGATCACCGCCTCCCGGCCGCTGCGCCTGGTGGTGCACGGCATCGGTGCCCGGCGCGGTTTCCGGCCCACCGCCCAGTCCGAGTCGTACGCGGCGCTGAAGGCGTGGGGCCTGCCGACCAGCGACCGCTGGCGGGTGGTGCCCGACCTGGCCGGCGTCGCGGACTACATCGCCTACTACGCCGAGCACCGGCACGACGTCGAGCACGAGATCGACGGCGTGGTGGTGAAGGTCGACCCGGTCTCCATCCAGGGCCGGCTCGGCTCGACCAGCCGGGCGCCGCGCTGGGCGATCGCCTTCAAGTACCCGCCGGAGGAGGTGACCACCAAGCTGCTCGACATCGACGTCAACGTCGGGCGCACCGGGCGGGTCACCCCGTTCGCCGTGCTCGAACCGGTGCGGGTGGCCGGCTCCACGGTCGCCCTGGCGACCCTGCACAACGCCCGCGAGGTCGAGCGCAAGGGGGTGCTGATCGGCGACACGGTGGTGCTGCGCAAGGCCGGCGACGTGATCCCCGAGGTGCTCGGCCCGGTGGTCGACCTGCGGCCCGCCGACGCCCGCCCGTTCGTCATGCCCACCACCTGCCCGGCCTGCGGCACCCCGCTGGCGCCGGCCAAGGAGGGCGACGTCGACATCCGCTGCCCCAACAGCCGCAGTTGCCCGGCGCAGCTGCGCGAGCGGGTGTTCCACCTGGCCGGGCGGGGCGCCTTCGACATCGAGGTGCTCGGCTACAAGGGCGCCGCCGCGCTGCTTGACGCGGAGATCATCACCGACGAGGGTGACCTGTTCCAGCTCGACGCCGAGCAGCTCGCCCGCTCGCCGTTCTTCGTCAACAAGGACGGCACCCTCGGCAGCAACGCCACCAAGCTGCTGGACAACCTCGCCGTCGCCCGCGAGCGTGACCTGTGGCGGGTGCTGGTCGCGCTCTCCATCCGGCACGTCGGCCCCACCGCCGCGCAGGCCCTCGCCCGGCACTTCCGCTCGATCGAGGCGATCGACGCGGCCAGCGAGGAGGAACTCTCCTCGGTGGACGGGGTCGGCCCGACCATCGCCGCGAGCATCAAGGAATGGTTCGCCGTCGACTGGCACCGCGAGGTCGTGCAGAAGTGGGCCCGGGCCGGCGTACGGATGGCCGAGGAGGCGGTCGACGAGGGGCCACGCCCGCTGGAGGGGGTCACCGTGGTGGTGACCGGCACCCTCGCCGGGTTCAGCCGGGACCAGGCGTCCGAGGCTATCCAGAGCCTCGGCGGCAAGGTCAGCGGCTCGGTCTCCAAGAAGACCGGCTTCGTGGTGGTCGGCGACAACCCCGGTTCCAAGGCCGACAAGGCGGCCACCCTCAAGGTGCCGGTCCTCGACGAGGACGGTTTCCGGGTGCTGCTCGACCGGGGGCCGGACGCGGCCCGGGAGGTCGCCCGCGTCGAGGGGTGA
- a CDS encoding type II toxin-antitoxin system PemK/MazF family toxin, producing the protein MPEWVWWAVLVVLAVAAGWAWNEWRRRGGRPAGGERTRPERGTPPRDRARPTAPPRPRTPTGTPRPGEIWWADVPYHDGTGSKVRPCLVLRADDRGADVLKITSQDKSNRDDHVRIPTREWDPDADHDSWLDLAESVHVPSSAFTHRAGTCDQTLWRRLRSLPHLPT; encoded by the coding sequence ATGCCCGAGTGGGTGTGGTGGGCGGTACTGGTCGTGCTGGCCGTGGCCGCGGGTTGGGCCTGGAACGAGTGGCGACGACGCGGCGGCCGCCCGGCGGGGGGCGAACGCACCCGGCCCGAGCGCGGCACGCCACCGCGGGATCGGGCCCGCCCCACCGCGCCGCCCCGCCCGCGCACCCCGACGGGTACGCCCCGGCCGGGCGAGATCTGGTGGGCCGACGTCCCGTACCACGACGGGACCGGCTCGAAGGTGCGCCCCTGCCTGGTGCTCCGCGCCGACGACCGGGGCGCCGACGTACTGAAGATCACCAGCCAGGACAAGAGCAACCGCGACGACCACGTCCGCATCCCGACCCGCGAGTGGGACCCCGACGCCGACCACGACAGCTGGCTCGACCTGGCCGAGTCCGTCCACGTCCCGAGCAGCGCCTTCACCCACCGCGCCGGCACCTGCGACCAGACCCTCTGGCGCCGCCTGCGGTCCCTCCCCCACCTCCCCACCTGA
- a CDS encoding ADP-ribosylglycohydrolase family protein — translation MIAGVIDSPPRRASGSLFGLAYGDALGKPTEFLTVAEITRRYGPGGPRELVGDPALVTDDTQMALAVAWALHDASAYTPEVVEPLLRQRFGEWAVSPDNNRAPGMTCLRACAELGRGLRWQEATVAGSKGCGANMRVTPVGLLDVDLDTLAGLAQLQAGLTHGHPTGLAASELTAYAVRLLRDGAGLTELPGLLIARAEEQRRVYRADWLGDLWQRPGATSPEEFVARGWDECRQALDRLVAALGRPDDGGDPCRDTGEAWIAEEALATALLCALRHPDDPVAAIARGASTAGDSDSIAALAGAFVGAARGLAAWPRDWSTRIEYADQLTTLATRWD, via the coding sequence ATGATCGCGGGCGTGATCGACTCCCCGCCCCGCCGTGCCTCCGGTTCGCTCTTCGGTCTCGCTTACGGCGACGCCCTCGGCAAGCCGACCGAGTTCCTGACCGTCGCCGAGATCACCCGTCGCTACGGCCCGGGCGGCCCGCGTGAGCTGGTCGGCGATCCGGCGCTGGTCACCGACGACACGCAGATGGCGCTGGCCGTGGCGTGGGCGCTGCACGACGCGTCCGCGTACACCCCGGAGGTGGTCGAGCCGCTGCTGCGGCAGCGCTTCGGCGAGTGGGCGGTCAGCCCGGACAACAATCGCGCCCCGGGGATGACCTGCCTGCGGGCCTGCGCCGAGCTGGGCCGCGGGCTGCGCTGGCAGGAGGCGACCGTGGCCGGCTCGAAGGGCTGCGGCGCGAACATGCGGGTCACGCCGGTAGGGCTGCTCGACGTCGACCTGGACACCCTCGCCGGGCTGGCCCAGCTCCAGGCCGGTCTCACCCACGGTCATCCGACCGGCCTGGCGGCCAGCGAGCTGACCGCGTACGCGGTGCGGCTGCTGCGCGACGGCGCGGGCCTGACCGAACTGCCCGGCCTGCTCATCGCGCGGGCGGAAGAGCAGCGGCGGGTCTACCGCGCCGACTGGCTCGGCGACCTCTGGCAGCGGCCCGGCGCGACGTCCCCGGAGGAGTTCGTCGCCCGGGGCTGGGACGAGTGCCGGCAGGCGTTGGACCGCCTGGTCGCCGCGCTGGGCCGGCCCGATGACGGCGGCGACCCGTGCCGGGACACCGGCGAGGCGTGGATCGCCGAGGAGGCGCTGGCCACCGCCCTGCTCTGCGCGCTGCGCCACCCCGACGACCCGGTCGCCGCGATCGCCCGGGGCGCGAGCACCGCCGGCGACTCCGACTCGATCGCCGCCCTGGCCGGCGCCTTCGTCGGCGCCGCCCGCGGCCTGGCCGCCTGGCCGCGGGACTGGTCGACCCGCATCGAGTACGCCGACCAGCTCACCACCCTCGCCACCCGCTGGGACTGA
- a CDS encoding VOC family protein has translation MIGQLRSTVIDCPDPRTLAGFYAELLGLPLVEENSDGDDWVVLGGSPGHQPRLAFQKALNLRAPAWPDPERPQQFHLDVTVDDIEAAEKAVLALGARRLPGEGDGWRVYADPAGHPFCLCWD, from the coding sequence ATGATTGGACAGCTGCGCTCAACGGTGATCGACTGCCCCGATCCACGGACTCTGGCCGGCTTCTACGCCGAGCTGCTCGGCCTGCCGCTGGTGGAGGAGAACTCCGACGGCGACGACTGGGTGGTGCTCGGCGGCTCGCCGGGGCACCAGCCGCGGCTCGCCTTCCAGAAGGCGCTCAACCTGCGGGCCCCGGCCTGGCCGGATCCGGAGCGGCCCCAGCAGTTCCACCTCGACGTCACCGTCGACGACATCGAGGCGGCGGAGAAGGCGGTGCTCGCCCTCGGCGCGCGCCGGTTGCCGGGCGAGGGGGACGGCTGGCGGGTCTACGCCGACCCCGCCGGTCACCCGTTCTGCCTCTGCTGGGACTGA
- a CDS encoding methionine synthase, giving the protein MTDQPWPWPAGAATGIGSLPGTDIAEAQRVVLGELPALPHLPELPARGPGADLIGRTGGLLVELPVELYAGRWRIALRPGRDLRRARDLMERDLDQLAEQAEGYTGPVKIQAAGPFTLAAALELPIGGRLLRDPGAVRDLAGSLAEGLRLHVEAVARRLPGASVLLQLDEPSLPAVLAGRVPTESGFGAHRPVGSEVARDLLRSVMEAAGVPTVVHCCAPDVPLELIRSTGAVAVALDLALVTDLDPLGEVIDAGLGLFAGAAPTQPPSAGRAPTSAEVADRVRTLWDRLGFPRRQLAEQVVVTPACGLANATPGYARAVLAACRDAGRRLHEE; this is encoded by the coding sequence GTGACTGATCAGCCTTGGCCCTGGCCCGCGGGGGCGGCGACCGGCATCGGTTCGCTGCCCGGCACCGACATCGCCGAAGCGCAGCGGGTCGTCCTCGGCGAGCTGCCCGCCCTACCCCACCTGCCCGAACTGCCCGCCCGTGGACCGGGCGCCGACCTCATCGGCCGGACCGGCGGGTTGCTGGTGGAGCTGCCGGTCGAGCTCTACGCGGGCCGCTGGCGGATCGCGTTGCGCCCCGGCCGGGACCTGCGGCGGGCCCGGGACCTGATGGAACGCGACCTCGACCAGCTCGCCGAGCAGGCCGAGGGGTACACCGGGCCGGTGAAGATCCAGGCGGCCGGACCGTTCACCCTGGCGGCCGCGCTGGAGCTGCCGATCGGCGGGCGGCTGCTGCGTGATCCGGGCGCGGTGCGCGACCTGGCCGGATCCCTGGCCGAGGGGCTGCGGCTGCACGTCGAGGCGGTGGCCCGCCGGCTGCCCGGGGCGTCGGTGCTGCTCCAGCTCGACGAGCCGTCCCTGCCGGCGGTGCTCGCCGGGCGGGTGCCCACCGAGAGCGGCTTCGGCGCGCACCGGCCGGTCGGGTCCGAGGTGGCCCGCGACCTGCTGCGCAGCGTGATGGAGGCGGCCGGGGTGCCGACCGTGGTGCACTGCTGCGCGCCGGACGTGCCGCTGGAGCTGATCCGGTCGACCGGGGCGGTCGCCGTGGCGCTGGACCTCGCGCTGGTCACCGACCTGGACCCGCTCGGCGAGGTGATCGACGCCGGGCTCGGGCTGTTCGCCGGCGCCGCGCCCACCCAGCCGCCGTCCGCCGGTCGCGCGCCGACCTCGGCCGAGGTCGCCGACCGGGTACGCACGCTCTGGGACCGCCTCGGCTTCCCGCGTCGACAGCTCGCCGAGCAGGTGGTGGTCACCCCGGCCTGCGGTCTGGCCAACGCCACCCCCGGGTACGCCCGGGCCGTGCTGGCCGCCTGCCGGGACGCCGGCCGGCGACTGCACGAGGAGTGA
- the mnmA gene encoding tRNA 2-thiouridine(34) synthase MnmA has translation MRVLAAMSGGVDSAVAAARAVEAGHDVTGVHLALARNPQTYRTGARGCCTLEDSRDARRAADVIGIPFYVWDMAERFHADVVDDFVAEYAAGRTPNPCLRCNEKIKFAAVLDRAVALGFDAVVTGHHARLGADGLLRRSVDLAKDQSYVLAVLTREQLDRSLFPLGDSTKAQVREEAARRGLAVADKPDSHDICFIADGDTRGFLAGRLGEAPGDVVDALTGTVVGSHTGAYAYTVGQRRGLHLDRPAPDGRPRYVLSITPKTNTVTVGPAEALDVSRVRATRPVWTGGERPTAPVECEVQLRAHGDVVPATVELADDGLRAELRRPVRGVAAGQAIVAYRPDPAGDVVLGSATITG, from the coding sequence GTGAGGGTTCTGGCGGCGATGTCGGGCGGGGTGGACTCCGCCGTCGCGGCGGCGCGCGCCGTGGAGGCGGGGCACGACGTGACCGGGGTGCACCTGGCGCTGGCCCGCAACCCGCAGACCTACCGCACCGGGGCGCGCGGCTGCTGCACCCTGGAGGACTCCCGGGACGCGCGACGGGCCGCCGACGTGATCGGCATCCCGTTCTACGTCTGGGACATGGCCGAGCGGTTCCACGCCGACGTGGTGGACGACTTCGTCGCCGAGTACGCGGCCGGCCGTACCCCGAATCCCTGCCTGCGCTGCAACGAGAAGATCAAGTTCGCGGCGGTGCTGGACCGGGCGGTGGCCCTGGGCTTCGACGCGGTGGTCACCGGCCACCACGCCCGGCTCGGCGCGGACGGCCTGCTGCGCCGCAGCGTCGACCTCGCCAAGGACCAGTCGTACGTGCTCGCCGTGCTGACCCGGGAGCAGCTCGACCGGTCCCTCTTCCCGCTCGGTGACTCCACCAAGGCGCAGGTCCGCGAGGAGGCGGCCCGGCGCGGGCTGGCGGTGGCCGACAAGCCGGACTCGCACGACATCTGCTTCATCGCCGACGGCGACACCCGCGGCTTCCTCGCCGGCCGGCTCGGCGAGGCGCCCGGCGACGTGGTCGACGCGCTCACCGGCACGGTGGTGGGCAGCCACACCGGCGCGTACGCGTACACCGTCGGGCAGCGGCGCGGCCTGCACCTGGACCGGCCCGCCCCGGACGGCCGCCCCCGCTACGTGCTCTCCATCACCCCGAAGACCAACACGGTGACCGTCGGCCCGGCCGAGGCGCTGGACGTCTCCCGGGTGCGGGCCACCCGTCCCGTCTGGACCGGCGGCGAGCGGCCGACCGCGCCGGTCGAGTGCGAGGTCCAGCTGCGCGCCCACGGTGACGTGGTTCCCGCCACCGTGGAGCTGGCCGACGACGGGCTCCGCGCCGAGCTGCGCCGCCCGGTACGCGGGGTGGCCGCCGGGCAGGCGATCGTCGCGTACCGGCCGGATCCGGCCGGAGACGTGGTGCTCGGCTCGGCCACCATCACCGGCTGA
- a CDS encoding cysteine desulfurase family protein translates to MAYLDHAATTPMLDEALAAYVATAREVGNASSLHAAGRRARRRVEESRERVAAALGARPSEVVFTGGGTESDNLAVKGVFWARRAADPGRVRVVSSAVEHHAVLDAVDWLADHEGAEVGWLPVDAAGRLDPERLRAELAAHADRVAVVTAMWANNEVGTVQPVAELAAVAAAHGVPFHTDAIQAVGQVPVDFAASGVSALTVTGHKLGGPTGVGALLLARDVPATPLLHGGGQERDVRSGTLDTAGIVAFAVAVEAAVKGQQEYAVRVAALRDDLVRRVREAVPEVIFNGDPTDRLPGNAHFSFPGCEGDALLLLLDAQGIACSTGSACSAGVAQPSHVLIAMGADDDRARSSLRFTLGHTSTPADVDALIAALPAAVDRARRAAALRTLR, encoded by the coding sequence ATGGCATACCTGGATCACGCGGCGACGACCCCGATGCTCGACGAGGCGTTGGCGGCGTACGTCGCCACCGCCCGCGAGGTCGGCAACGCGTCGTCGCTGCACGCGGCGGGCCGGCGCGCCCGGCGACGGGTGGAGGAGTCGCGGGAACGGGTCGCCGCAGCGCTGGGCGCCCGCCCTTCCGAGGTGGTCTTCACCGGCGGCGGCACGGAAAGCGACAACCTCGCCGTCAAGGGCGTCTTCTGGGCCCGCCGCGCCGCCGACCCGGGCCGGGTCCGGGTGGTCTCCAGCGCGGTCGAGCACCACGCGGTGCTCGACGCGGTGGACTGGCTGGCCGACCACGAGGGCGCCGAGGTGGGCTGGCTGCCGGTGGACGCGGCCGGCCGGCTCGACCCGGAACGGCTCCGCGCCGAGCTGGCCGCGCACGCCGACCGGGTCGCCGTGGTGACCGCGATGTGGGCCAACAACGAGGTCGGCACGGTCCAGCCGGTGGCCGAGCTGGCCGCGGTGGCCGCCGCGCACGGGGTCCCGTTCCACACCGACGCGATCCAGGCGGTCGGTCAGGTGCCGGTGGACTTCGCCGCCAGCGGCGTCTCGGCGCTCACCGTCACCGGGCACAAGCTCGGCGGCCCGACCGGGGTCGGTGCCCTGCTGCTGGCCCGCGACGTGCCGGCCACCCCGCTGCTGCACGGCGGCGGCCAGGAGCGCGACGTCCGCTCCGGCACGCTCGACACCGCCGGCATCGTGGCCTTCGCCGTCGCCGTCGAGGCCGCGGTGAAGGGTCAGCAGGAGTACGCCGTACGGGTGGCCGCGCTCCGCGACGACCTGGTCCGGCGGGTCCGCGAGGCGGTGCCCGAGGTGATCTTCAACGGCGACCCGACCGACCGGCTGCCCGGCAACGCGCACTTCTCCTTCCCCGGCTGCGAGGGGGACGCGCTGCTGCTCCTGCTCGACGCCCAGGGCATCGCCTGCTCCACCGGCTCGGCCTGCTCAGCCGGGGTGGCCCAGCCCTCGCACGTGCTGATCGCGATGGGCGCCGACGACGACCGGGCCCGCTCCTCGCTGCGCTTCACCCTCGGCCACACCAGCACCCCCGCCGACGTGGACGCCCTGATCGCCGCCCTCCCGGCGGCCGTCGACCGGGCCCGCCGCGCGGCCGCCCTGCGTACCCTCCGCTGA
- a CDS encoding class F sortase, producing the protein MTVRNRGALGAIAAGVAALTVAALVACGSQPVEDVGADEAAALATATPTPSATATGASVPVTSGELPAGGETVPPVKLSIPGIGVTATVDPVGINTRTDEFEVPPSVDRIGWYRYGPGLEAEAGSVVIAGHVDSAEQGKGAFFRLRELDRDDALTVTGADGKQRAYRVVAREEYAKTKIPLERYFARDGRPRLTLITCGGPFEPKTRHYRDNVVVTAVPA; encoded by the coding sequence GTGACGGTGCGCAACCGCGGGGCGCTGGGGGCCATCGCCGCCGGCGTCGCCGCGCTCACCGTAGCCGCCCTGGTGGCGTGCGGCTCGCAGCCGGTCGAGGACGTCGGCGCCGACGAGGCGGCGGCCCTGGCCACCGCCACCCCGACCCCGTCGGCGACCGCCACCGGCGCCTCCGTGCCGGTCACCTCGGGTGAGCTGCCCGCCGGCGGGGAGACCGTCCCGCCGGTGAAGCTGAGCATCCCGGGGATCGGCGTGACCGCCACCGTCGACCCGGTCGGCATCAACACGCGCACCGACGAGTTCGAGGTGCCGCCGAGCGTCGACCGGATCGGCTGGTACCGCTACGGCCCCGGCCTGGAGGCCGAGGCGGGGTCGGTGGTGATCGCCGGGCACGTGGACAGTGCCGAGCAGGGCAAGGGGGCCTTCTTCCGGCTGCGCGAGCTGGACCGCGACGACGCCCTCACCGTCACCGGCGCCGACGGGAAGCAGCGGGCGTACCGGGTGGTCGCCCGCGAGGAGTACGCCAAGACGAAGATCCCGCTGGAGCGGTACTTCGCCCGGGACGGCCGACCGCGGCTGACGCTGATCACCTGTGGTGGCCCGTTCGAGCCGAAGACCCGGCACTACCGGGACAACGTCGTCGTCACGGCCGTACCGGCCTGA
- a CDS encoding DUF4397 domain-containing protein, with protein sequence MQLSIFRRVAAGGAVAALTFAGVGAVTTSPVYAASSKVSVVHGIPDTPVDVYVNGKKTLDNFKPGDVAGPLSLAEGAYDVALTKPGEAIDKAILSVDDAEVPGGANISLAAHLDEAGKPKITPFVNDTSKVDAGKARLIVRHTAAAPAVDVRAGGTPVFEDLTNPNEAKGDVDAGTVQADVVLAGTDTVAIGPADLTLKEGTATIVYAIGSAEAKNLDLVAQTITGLHSAPGGVPSGTGGQAGTGVDTWWYVLAGAGALLLVGGGARVATARTGRK encoded by the coding sequence ATGCAGCTCTCGATCTTCCGTCGGGTCGCCGCGGGTGGCGCGGTCGCCGCGCTGACGTTCGCCGGCGTCGGCGCCGTCACCACGAGCCCCGTCTACGCCGCCTCGTCCAAGGTCTCCGTCGTGCACGGGATCCCGGACACCCCGGTCGACGTGTACGTCAACGGCAAGAAGACGCTGGACAACTTCAAGCCGGGCGACGTGGCCGGCCCGCTGAGCCTGGCGGAGGGCGCGTACGACGTCGCCCTGACCAAGCCGGGCGAGGCGATCGACAAGGCGATCCTCAGCGTCGACGACGCCGAGGTCCCGGGCGGGGCGAACATCAGCCTCGCGGCGCACCTCGACGAGGCCGGCAAGCCGAAGATCACCCCGTTCGTCAACGACACGTCGAAGGTGGACGCCGGCAAGGCCCGGCTGATCGTCCGGCACACCGCGGCCGCCCCGGCCGTCGACGTGCGGGCCGGCGGCACCCCGGTCTTCGAGGACCTGACCAACCCGAACGAGGCCAAGGGTGACGTCGACGCCGGCACGGTGCAGGCGGACGTGGTGCTCGCCGGCACCGACACCGTGGCCATCGGCCCGGCGGACCTGACCCTCAAGGAGGGCACCGCCACGATCGTCTACGCGATCGGCTCGGCCGAGGCCAAGAACCTCGACCTGGTCGCGCAGACCATCACCGGGCTGCACTCGGCGCCGGGCGGCGTGCCCAGCGGCACCGGCGGCCAGGCCGGCACCGGCGTGGACACCTGGTGGTACGTGCTGGCCGGCGCCGGCGCGCTGCTGCTGGTCGGCGGCGGGGCGCGGGTGGCCACCGCCCGGACCGGTCGCAAGTGA
- a CDS encoding RNA polymerase sigma factor yields the protein MTAVRQEPDPPAQDDLADRFRAGDETALREAYDRYGRAVLHLATSTLANRSDAEDVTQATFVAAWLGRETFDPTKGSLIGWLLGIGRRKVIDRLRASARETRVVETVRQLPEPTTTGPDPDAVVDRLVVADELARLPDDQRRMLELAFYDDLTHQQIAAMTGVPLGTVKSHIRRGMASLKRRWEVDGAAPGPRPAGLPGAR from the coding sequence GTGACGGCGGTACGACAGGAGCCGGATCCCCCAGCGCAGGACGACCTGGCGGACCGCTTCCGCGCGGGCGACGAGACCGCCCTGCGGGAGGCGTACGACCGGTACGGCCGGGCGGTGCTCCACCTGGCCACCAGCACGCTGGCCAACCGCAGCGACGCGGAGGACGTCACCCAGGCCACCTTCGTGGCGGCGTGGCTCGGGCGGGAGACCTTCGACCCGACGAAGGGCTCGTTGATCGGCTGGCTGCTCGGGATCGGGCGGCGCAAGGTGATCGACCGGCTGCGCGCCTCCGCCCGGGAGACCCGGGTGGTGGAGACGGTGCGGCAACTGCCCGAACCGACCACCACCGGCCCCGACCCGGACGCGGTGGTCGACCGGCTGGTGGTCGCCGACGAGCTGGCCCGCCTGCCGGACGACCAGCGACGCATGCTGGAGTTGGCGTTCTACGACGACCTGACACACCAACAGATAGCGGCGATGACCGGGGTGCCGCTGGGCACGGTCAAGAGTCACATCCGACGCGGCATGGCGAGCTTGAAACGCAGATGGGAGGTGGACGGTGCAGCACCTGGCCCACGACCGGCTGGTCTTCCTGGCGCTCGGTGA
- a CDS encoding anti-sigma factor — protein sequence MQHLAHDRLVFLALGESEADNGETDHLGTCATCRGELEDLRHVAGLGADTEGLRELPDPPEHVWQGIVAEIGAVRALPSLAEARRQQPASAAPALPDRGRTGRRRGWPRWATTVVTATAAAVLGVVGTIAVLDATDREPDRAPQQAVLASAPLSAYGRTPKDANGDARIFTDGRLHLHVANLPDVPGYYEVWLINPTSMEMFSIGVLRDASGDALLPLPPNVDLQAYSVVDVSAEQYDNKPAHSGDSLLRGTLTG from the coding sequence GTGCAGCACCTGGCCCACGACCGGCTGGTCTTCCTGGCGCTCGGTGAGAGCGAGGCGGACAACGGCGAGACCGACCACCTCGGCACCTGCGCCACCTGCCGCGGCGAGCTGGAGGATCTTCGGCACGTCGCCGGCCTCGGCGCCGACACCGAGGGACTGCGCGAGCTGCCCGACCCGCCCGAGCACGTCTGGCAGGGCATCGTCGCCGAGATCGGCGCCGTGCGGGCGCTGCCCTCGCTGGCCGAGGCTCGCCGGCAGCAGCCGGCGTCCGCCGCGCCTGCGCTGCCGGACCGGGGCCGCACCGGCCGGCGTCGGGGCTGGCCGCGCTGGGCGACGACCGTGGTGACGGCCACCGCCGCCGCCGTGCTCGGCGTGGTCGGCACCATCGCCGTGCTGGACGCCACCGACCGGGAGCCGGATCGGGCCCCGCAGCAGGCCGTCCTGGCCAGCGCGCCGCTGTCCGCGTACGGGAGGACGCCGAAGGACGCCAACGGCGACGCCCGGATCTTCACCGACGGCCGGCTGCACCTGCACGTCGCGAATCTCCCGGACGTTCCCGGGTATTACGAGGTCTGGCTGATCAACCCGACCAGCATGGAGATGTTCTCGATCGGTGTGCTACGCGATGCGTCGGGGGATGCGCTGCTCCCGCTACCACCAAATGTCGATCTTCAGGCATACTCGGTTGTCGACGTTTCCGCCGAGCAGTACGACAACAAGCCCGCCCACTCCGGCGACAGTTTGCTGAGGGGCACCCTGACGGGCTGA